TTTAACGCTATTTCAAAAAAAAGAATGTTCGTTTAGTTTGTTTACAACCGAACTAACTATACCTTTGTGCCTCCAAACTTATTTCTTATGAGTAAAGAAGAACATAAACAGCGTTTAATAGAAGAGCTAGGGGTTCATTTTGAAGCGGAATACAATCTTCCTCCTTTAGCAGCCCGAATTTTTGGAAATCTTGTGGTGACCGAAGAAGTTGGACTTACATTTGACGATTGTCAAGAAAAAAGAGGTGCTAGCAAAAGTTCTATTTCTACATCACTTAATCTATTATTACAATTAGGTATGATTACCTACTTTACCAAATCTGGTGATAGAAGAAGATATTTTAAAATCGCTGATAAAAGCACATTCTTTATTAAAAAGCTAG
The genomic region above belongs to Maribacter hydrothermalis and contains:
- a CDS encoding GbsR/MarR family transcriptional regulator, translating into MSKEEHKQRLIEELGVHFEAEYNLPPLAARIFGNLVVTEEVGLTFDDCQEKRGASKSSISTSLNLLLQLGMITYFTKSGDRRRYFKIADKSTFFIKKLEQAIKKAANEAKTIQKVADYDKEYLPEKYSSNKPKMDTYLECLKQNERTYQKTIEDLKKLL